A stretch of the Streptococcus oralis genome encodes the following:
- a CDS encoding tetratricopeptide repeat protein, with product MNNSQRMLQALDDQDLTKADQFFHKALETDSSEVLYELANYLEGIGFYPQAKEIYQHIVTEFPEVNLNLASIASEDGNVEEAFAYLEEITSESDWYVSALALKADLYQLEGLTDVAREKLLEALNYSDDPLLVFGLAELDSELGNYQEAIQGYAQLDNRSIYEQTGVSTYQRIGYAYAQLGKFEAATEFLEKALELEYDDQTAFELASLYFDQEEYQKSVLYFKQIDTISPDFEGYEYGYSQALHKEHQVEEALRIVKKGLEKNPFETRLLLAASQFSYELHDPSAAEQFLLTAKDDAEDTEEIFLRLATIYMEQERYEDIIALQSQEPENLLTKWMIARSYQEIEDLDKSYELYQALSSDLKDNPEFLEQYTYLLRELGYFEEAKVQAEAYLKLVPDDVQMQELLETL from the coding sequence GTGAACAATAGTCAACGCATGCTCCAGGCTTTGGATGACCAAGACTTAACCAAAGCGGATCAGTTTTTTCACAAAGCCCTCGAAACAGATTCAAGTGAGGTTCTCTATGAACTAGCAAACTATCTTGAGGGAATTGGCTTTTATCCTCAAGCAAAAGAAATTTACCAACATATCGTTACAGAATTTCCAGAAGTGAATCTGAACTTAGCCAGCATTGCTAGCGAGGATGGCAATGTTGAGGAAGCCTTTGCTTACCTTGAGGAAATCACATCCGAAAGTGACTGGTACGTGTCGGCCTTGGCCTTGAAGGCTGACCTCTATCAGTTGGAAGGATTGACAGATGTAGCGCGTGAAAAGTTACTGGAAGCCCTAAACTACTCAGACGATCCCTTATTAGTTTTTGGTTTGGCTGAGTTGGATAGTGAGTTAGGAAATTATCAGGAAGCTATTCAGGGTTATGCTCAATTAGACAATCGCTCCATCTATGAGCAAACGGGTGTCTCAACCTATCAACGAATTGGTTACGCTTATGCCCAGTTAGGCAAGTTTGAAGCTGCAACTGAATTCCTAGAAAAAGCCTTAGAACTAGAATACGATGACCAAACTGCCTTTGAACTGGCTAGTCTTTACTTTGACCAAGAAGAGTATCAAAAATCTGTTCTTTACTTTAAGCAGATTGATACCATTTCACCAGATTTTGAAGGATATGAATATGGTTATAGTCAAGCCTTGCATAAGGAACATCAGGTGGAAGAGGCCCTTCGTATCGTTAAAAAAGGACTGGAGAAAAATCCATTTGAGACTCGGCTCTTACTAGCTGCTTCTCAGTTCTCGTACGAATTGCATGATCCTAGTGCTGCAGAGCAGTTTCTCCTTACTGCTAAGGATGATGCAGAGGATACAGAAGAAATTTTCCTTCGCCTTGCAACCATTTATATGGAACAAGAGCGGTACGAAGATATCATTGCTCTCCAAAGTCAAGAACCTGAAAATCTCTTGACCAAGTGGATGATTGCCCGTTCTTATCAGGAAATTGAGGATTTAGATAAGTCCTATGAGCTCTACCAGGCACTATCGTCTGACCTTAAGGATAATCCTGAGTTTCTGGAGCAGTATACTTATCTTTTGCGTGAATTGGGGTATTTTGAAGAAGCCAAAGTGCAAGCTGAAGCTTATTTAAAACTCGTTCCAGATGATGTTCAGATGCAAGAACTCTTAGAAACACTTTAA
- a CDS encoding aminoacyl-tRNA deacylase: MAKKVKVKKTLVEQILTKAGIEHTGIQINALEGELPSEYDRTHIFKTLALLGDKTGPIIGIVPITEHLAEKKLAKVSGNKKVSMIPQKDLEKTTGYIHGANNPVGIRQKHNYPIFIDQTALDLDQMIVSAGEVGHSIIIQPQDLANFVKADFADILEENN, from the coding sequence ATGGCAAAAAAAGTAAAGGTAAAAAAAACTCTTGTCGAGCAAATCTTAACCAAAGCAGGAATTGAGCACACAGGGATTCAAATCAATGCGCTTGAGGGAGAACTTCCTTCGGAATATGATCGAACTCACATCTTTAAAACCTTGGCACTATTAGGAGACAAAACGGGGCCAATCATCGGAATCGTTCCCATAACAGAACACCTGGCTGAGAAAAAACTAGCAAAGGTTTCTGGTAATAAAAAAGTGAGCATGATTCCTCAAAAAGATCTGGAAAAAACGACAGGCTATATTCATGGGGCTAATAACCCCGTCGGCATTCGCCAAAAACATAATTATCCCATTTTTATTGATCAGACAGCTTTAGATTTGGACCAAATGATTGTCTCTGCTGGAGAAGTCGGGCACAGTATCATCATCCAACCTCAAGACTTAGCCAACTTTGTAAAAGCGGACTTCGCTGATATCTTGGAGGAAAACAACTGA
- a CDS encoding amino acid ABC transporter ATP-binding protein, producing MLELRNINKAFGGKQILTNFSLSIPEKQILAIVGPSGGGKTTLLRMLAGLETIDSGEIYYNGESLAIDELEKRNLLGFVFQDFQLFPHLSVLDNLTLSPIKTMSMDKEVAEKKARGLLEQLGLAGHADAFPFSLSGGQKQRVALARAMMINPEIIGYDEPTSALDPELRLEVEKLILQNKERGMTQIVVTHDLQFAENIADQILKVDPK from the coding sequence ATGTTAGAATTACGAAACATTAACAAGGCCTTTGGTGGCAAACAAATCTTAACCAATTTCAGCCTATCAATTCCTGAAAAGCAAATCCTTGCAATCGTAGGTCCATCAGGAGGCGGAAAGACAACCCTATTACGTATGCTAGCTGGATTAGAAACCATCGATTCTGGAGAAATCTACTATAACGGCGAATCGCTAGCTATAGACGAACTAGAAAAGCGTAATCTTCTGGGATTTGTTTTCCAAGATTTTCAACTCTTTCCGCATTTGTCAGTTCTAGATAACTTAACCTTGTCGCCCATAAAAACGATGAGTATGGACAAGGAAGTTGCTGAGAAGAAGGCGCGTGGTTTGTTAGAACAGCTTGGGTTAGCTGGGCACGCAGATGCCTTTCCGTTCTCACTTTCAGGTGGGCAAAAACAACGGGTGGCTTTAGCTCGCGCTATGATGATAAACCCAGAAATTATTGGATATGATGAGCCTACATCAGCCTTAGACCCAGAATTGCGATTAGAAGTAGAAAAACTTATCCTTCAAAATAAAGAGCGTGGGATGACTCAGATTGTTGTGACCCACGATCTTCAGTTTGCAGAAAACATTGCTGATCAGATCCTTAAGGTTGATCCAAAGTAG
- a CDS encoding amino acid ABC transporter permease, which translates to MSYMFEILPSLLNGASMTLQVFALVLIFSIPLGIVVAFALQVRWKPLHYLIDLYIWVMRGTPLLLQLIFIYYVLPSIGIRLDRLPAAVIAFVLNYAAYFAEIFRGGIETIPKGQYEAAKVLKFRPFDTVRYIILPQVTKIVLPSVFNEIMSLVKDTSLVYALGISDLILASRTAANRDASLVPMFLAGAIYLIMIGLVTIVAKRLEKKYSYYR; encoded by the coding sequence ATGTCTTATATGTTTGAGATATTACCAAGTTTATTGAACGGTGCAAGTATGACTCTTCAAGTCTTTGCTCTGGTCTTGATATTTTCAATTCCTTTAGGTATTGTCGTTGCCTTTGCTTTGCAAGTTCGCTGGAAACCCCTCCATTATCTCATTGACCTTTATATTTGGGTGATGCGAGGGACTCCCTTGCTCTTGCAATTAATCTTTATTTACTATGTTCTCCCTAGCATTGGGATACGTTTAGATCGTTTGCCTGCTGCTGTAATCGCTTTTGTATTGAACTATGCTGCCTACTTTGCTGAAATTTTTCGTGGAGGGATTGAAACCATTCCAAAGGGGCAGTACGAGGCTGCTAAGGTCTTGAAGTTTAGACCATTTGACACAGTGCGCTATATTATTTTGCCTCAGGTTACAAAGATTGTCTTACCGAGCGTCTTTAATGAAATTATGAGTTTGGTCAAGGATACTTCATTGGTTTATGCCCTTGGGATTTCAGATTTGATTTTGGCAAGTCGGACAGCAGCCAATCGAGATGCCAGTCTTGTTCCTATGTTTTTAGCTGGAGCGATTTATTTAATCATGATTGGTCTTGTAACCATTGTAGCGAAAAGACTTGAGAAGAAGTACAGTTATTACAGATAG
- a CDS encoding amino acid ABC transporter substrate-binding protein, with the protein MKRKKIALVLALFFSFFLTACTQKASDPNQDNWAKYQKQGSITIGFDNTFVPMGFEEKNGQYAGFDIDLAQAVSEKLGIQIKFQPIDWDMKETELQNGTIDAIWNGYTATDERKEKVVFTIPYMENQQVLVSKKSQNIHSVQDMTDKVLGAQAGSSGYLNFEGQPELLKNRVKDQKANQYQSFNEALIDLKNDRIDALLIDRVYANYYLQSEGILNDYNVFSAGFESEAFAVGVRPADKTLLAALNQAFISLYQEGKFQEISQKWFGEDVATSQVKNQE; encoded by the coding sequence ATGAAGAGAAAGAAAATTGCCCTTGTACTTGCTCTGTTCTTTAGCTTCTTCCTGACGGCTTGTACTCAGAAGGCAAGTGATCCAAATCAGGATAATTGGGCCAAATATCAAAAACAGGGAAGCATTACCATTGGATTTGACAATACCTTTGTTCCCATGGGATTTGAGGAAAAGAATGGCCAGTATGCAGGTTTTGATATTGACCTAGCCCAAGCTGTCTCTGAAAAGCTAGGAATTCAGATTAAATTTCAACCCATCGACTGGGATATGAAAGAAACCGAACTACAAAATGGTACTATTGATGCCATCTGGAATGGCTATACAGCAACAGATGAACGGAAAGAGAAGGTTGTTTTTACCATTCCTTACATGGAAAATCAACAAGTTTTGGTCTCTAAAAAGTCTCAAAACATCCACTCAGTTCAGGATATGACTGACAAAGTTTTAGGGGCCCAGGCTGGATCTTCTGGATATTTGAATTTTGAGGGACAACCCGAACTACTCAAGAATCGAGTGAAAGACCAGAAGGCTAATCAATACCAAAGTTTCAATGAAGCCTTGATTGATTTGAAAAATGATCGGATTGATGCCTTGTTGATTGACCGGGTATATGCCAATTATTATCTCCAGTCTGAAGGAATATTAAATGACTACAATGTCTTTTCAGCTGGATTTGAAAGTGAAGCTTTTGCAGTGGGTGTTAGACCTGCTGATAAAACTTTGCTAGCTGCTCTGAACCAAGCCTTTATCTCACTATACCAAGAAGGAAAATTCCAGGAAATCAGCCAGAAATGGTTTGGGGAAGATGTAGCCACCAGTCAAGTTAAAAATCAAGAATAA
- a CDS encoding histidine phosphatase family protein, which translates to MKLYFVRHGRTLWNLEGRFQGASGDSPLLPESINVLKQLGQHLKEISFDTIYSSDLPRAVKSAEIIQSQLLAPCPLKSIPDLREWQLGKLEGLKIATLNAIYPQQIKAFRSNLAQFDTRMFEAESLYSTTQRTIQFIKSLKESPAERILIVGHGANLTASLRTLLGYKEAHLRKDGGLANASLTVLETDDFETFTLERWNDTSYQEK; encoded by the coding sequence ATGAAACTCTACTTTGTCCGTCATGGTCGCACCCTCTGGAATCTTGAAGGACGTTTTCAAGGTGCTAGCGGTGATTCTCCCCTTCTTCCAGAGTCCATTAACGTTTTAAAACAACTGGGTCAACATCTCAAGGAAATTTCTTTTGATACGATTTATTCTAGTGATTTACCCAGAGCAGTCAAATCTGCTGAGATTATCCAAAGTCAACTCCTAGCCCCTTGTCCTTTGAAGAGCATTCCTGACCTACGTGAATGGCAACTTGGCAAACTAGAGGGATTAAAAATCGCTACGCTCAATGCCATCTACCCACAACAAATCAAGGCCTTTCGCTCTAATCTGGCTCAGTTTGATACGAGGATGTTTGAAGCCGAATCTCTCTACTCTACGACTCAGCGAACCATTCAGTTTATCAAATCTCTGAAAGAAAGTCCGGCTGAAAGAATTTTAATTGTCGGGCATGGGGCAAATCTCACTGCTAGCCTACGCACTCTCTTAGGCTATAAAGAGGCTCACCTTCGTAAAGATGGAGGCTTGGCCAATGCTAGTCTGACAGTTTTAGAGACCGATGATTTTGAAACCTTCACTCTAGAAAGATGGAATGACACTTCCTATCAAGAAAAATAA
- a CDS encoding glycoside hydrolase family 25 protein gives MRKKIHPAIIFTLFTIFIAILILNRPTYEDHPVKSKPNAVQVENQALHNLDKPIIDVSGWQRPEEINYDTLSQNISGVIVRVHNGAQHTETNNAAHVNGVDKAYINHISEFQKRNVPVAVYAYLAGTSKEEMEKAAEVFYNSASPYNPSYYWLDVEEKTMSDMNEGVEAFRAKLESLGAKNIGIYIGVYFMQEHSINTAKFSAVWIPSYGTDSGYFETTPNTDLDYDLHQYTSKGRIAGFEHHLDINLISTLKEKEETFRKLFLRP, from the coding sequence ATGAGAAAAAAGATTCATCCAGCTATTATTTTTACTTTATTTACTATATTTATAGCTATTTTGATCCTCAATAGACCAACTTATGAAGACCACCCTGTCAAATCAAAACCCAATGCAGTCCAGGTTGAAAATCAGGCCTTGCATAATCTTGACAAACCTATTATTGACGTCTCTGGCTGGCAAAGACCTGAGGAAATCAACTACGATACCTTGTCTCAAAATATTTCTGGTGTTATTGTTCGTGTCCACAACGGGGCTCAGCATACTGAAACAAATAACGCCGCCCATGTCAATGGTGTCGATAAAGCCTATATAAATCATATTTCAGAATTTCAAAAACGCAATGTTCCAGTTGCTGTCTATGCCTATCTAGCAGGTACTAGCAAGGAAGAAATGGAAAAAGCTGCTGAAGTTTTCTACAACTCTGCTTCTCCTTACAACCCTAGTTACTACTGGCTTGATGTTGAAGAAAAAACAATGTCTGATATGAACGAAGGGGTCGAAGCGTTTCGTGCCAAACTGGAATCTTTAGGTGCTAAAAATATCGGGATTTACATTGGTGTTTATTTCATGCAAGAGCATAGTATCAATACAGCCAAGTTCTCTGCTGTCTGGATTCCATCTTATGGGACGGATTCAGGTTACTTTGAAACCACGCCTAATACTGATTTAGACTATGACCTCCATCAGTATACTTCAAAAGGAAGAATTGCTGGATTTGAGCATCATTTAGATATTAATCTCATTTCTACCTTGAAGGAAAAAGAAGAAACCTTCAGAAAACTATTTTTAAGACCATAA
- a CDS encoding NUDIX hydrolase yields the protein MEFEEKTISRKEIYQGPIFKLVQDQVELPEGKGTAQRDLIFHNGAVCVLAVTAEDKIVLVKQYRKAIEAVSYEIPAGKLELGENADPMAAALRELEEEVAYTAKLELIYDFYSAIGFCNEKLKLYLASDLVKVENPRPQDDDETLEVLEVSLEDAKNLIQSGHICDAKTIMAIQYWELQKK from the coding sequence ATGGAATTTGAAGAAAAAACGATTAGTCGGAAGGAAATCTATCAAGGTCCTATTTTCAAACTAGTACAAGACCAGGTGGAACTACCAGAAGGAAAGGGGACTGCCCAACGTGACTTGATTTTTCACAATGGAGCTGTTTGTGTACTAGCTGTGACAGCCGAAGACAAAATCGTTCTCGTTAAGCAATACCGAAAGGCTATCGAGGCGGTTTCTTATGAGATTCCTGCAGGTAAACTAGAACTTGGTGAAAATGCTGATCCAATGGCAGCGGCACTTCGTGAATTGGAAGAAGAAGTTGCCTACACGGCTAAGTTAGAGCTGATATACGATTTCTATTCTGCGATTGGATTTTGTAATGAAAAACTAAAACTCTACCTTGCTAGTGATTTGGTCAAGGTGGAAAATCCTCGCCCTCAAGACGATGATGAAACTTTGGAAGTTCTAGAAGTGAGTCTAGAGGATGCCAAGAACCTGATCCAGTCAGGTCATATCTGTGATGCCAAGACCATTATGGCGATCCAGTACTGGGAACTACAAAAGAAATAG
- the macP gene encoding cell wall synthase accessory phosphoprotein MacP → MGKPLLTDEMIERANRGEKISGPPLQDDEETKILPTSSQHFGYSRSRDHGFSQDTLTIEVEPTIHKSRRIENTKRNVFNSKLNRILFAVILLLILLVLAMKLL, encoded by the coding sequence ATGGGAAAACCTTTATTAACAGACGAAATGATTGAACGTGCCAACCGAGGTGAGAAAATCTCAGGACCACCTCTTCAAGATGATGAGGAAACAAAGATCCTACCAACGTCTTCACAACATTTTGGTTATTCACGCTCTAGAGACCACGGTTTTAGTCAAGATACACTTACAATCGAAGTAGAACCAACAATTCATAAGAGTCGCCGCATTGAGAACACTAAGAGAAATGTTTTTAATTCGAAACTCAATCGCATCTTGTTTGCAGTCATCCTACTTTTGATTTTGTTAGTGTTGGCAATGAAACTCTTGTAA
- the glmU gene encoding bifunctional UDP-N-acetylglucosamine diphosphorylase/glucosamine-1-phosphate N-acetyltransferase GlmU: MSNYAIILAAGKGTRMKSDLPKVLHKVAGISMLEHVFRSVGAIQPEKTVTVVGHKAELVEQVLAGQTDFVTQSEQLGTGHAVMMAEPILQNRTGHTLVIAGDTPLITGESLKNLLDFHINHKNVATILTAEAADPFGYGRIVRNDNAEVLRIVEQKDATDFEKQIKEINTGTYVFDNERLFEALKNINTNNAQGEYYITDVIGIFRNAGEKVGAYTLKDFDESLGVNDRVALATAESVMRRRINQKHMVNGVSFVNPEATYIDIDVEIAPEVQIEANVTLKGQTKIGAETILSNGTYIVDSTVGAGAVITNSMIEESSVEDGVTVGPYAHIRPGSSLAAQVHIGNFVEVKGSSIGENTKAGHLTYIGNCEVGSNVNFGAGTITVNYDGKNKYKTVIGNNVFVGSNSTIIAPVELGDNSLVGAGSTITKNVPADAIAIGRGRQVNKDEYATRLPHHPKNQ; encoded by the coding sequence ATGTCAAATTATGCCATTATTCTAGCAGCGGGTAAAGGTACTCGCATGAAATCAGATCTTCCAAAGGTACTTCATAAAGTAGCTGGAATTTCGATGTTGGAACATGTTTTTCGTAGTGTTGGTGCTATTCAACCTGAAAAAACAGTTACTGTAGTTGGTCACAAGGCAGAGCTAGTTGAGCAAGTATTAGCCGGTCAGACAGACTTTGTTACCCAATCAGAACAACTAGGAACTGGGCATGCTGTCATGATGGCAGAGCCTATTCTCCAAAATCGTACTGGCCACACCTTGGTTATTGCTGGGGATACTCCTCTGATTACAGGTGAAAGTTTGAAAAACCTCTTGGATTTCCATATCAACCACAAAAATGTGGCGACGATTTTAACAGCTGAAGCAGCTGATCCTTTTGGATATGGTCGTATCGTCCGTAACGATAATGCTGAAGTTCTTCGTATTGTTGAGCAGAAAGATGCCACAGACTTTGAAAAGCAAATTAAGGAAATCAATACAGGAACTTATGTATTTGACAATGAACGTCTTTTTGAAGCCCTTAAAAACATCAACACCAACAATGCCCAAGGTGAGTATTATATTACTGACGTGATTGGTATTTTCCGTAATGCGGGTGAGAAGGTTGGTGCCTATACTCTCAAGGATTTTGATGAAAGTCTTGGCGTAAATGACCGTGTAGCTCTTGCGACTGCGGAATCAGTGATGCGTCGCCGCATCAATCAAAAGCACATGGTTAATGGTGTTAGCTTTGTTAATCCGGAAGCAACTTACATTGATATTGATGTTGAGATTGCTCCCGAAGTCCAAATCGAAGCCAACGTTACCTTAAAAGGTCAAACGAAGATTGGTGCGGAGACTATTTTATCAAATGGAACTTATATCGTAGATAGTACCGTTGGAGCTGGAGCCGTGATTACCAACTCTATGATCGAGGAAAGTAGTGTTGAGGACGGTGTAACAGTTGGTCCTTATGCCCATATTCGTCCAGGTTCAAGTCTGGCTGCTCAAGTTCACATTGGAAATTTTGTTGAAGTAAAAGGATCTTCAATCGGTGAAAATACCAAGGCAGGTCATTTGACTTATATTGGAAACTGTGAAGTGGGTAGCAACGTTAATTTTGGTGCAGGAACTATTACAGTCAACTACGATGGCAAAAATAAATACAAAACTGTCATTGGCAACAATGTCTTTGTTGGCTCAAACTCAACTATTATTGCTCCTGTAGAACTTGGGGATAATTCTCTGGTTGGAGCGGGTTCAACCATTACCAAGAATGTTCCTGCTGATGCTATTGCTATCGGCCGTGGACGTCAGGTAAATAAAGATGAATATGCGACTCGCCTCCCTCATCATCCAAAGAACCAGTAG
- the lysS gene encoding lysine--tRNA ligase, protein MSTEHMEELNDQQIVRREKMAALREQGIDPFGKRFERTANSQELKDKFAELDKEQLHELNETATIAGRLVTKRGKGKVGFAHLQDREGQIQIYVRKDEVGEENYEIFKKADLGDFLGVEGEVMRTDMGELSIKATHITHLSKALRPLPEKFHGLTDVETIYRKRYLDLISNRESFERFVTRSKIISEIRRYLDQKGFLEVETPVLHNEAGGAAARPFITHHNAQNIDMVLRIATELHLKRLIVGGMERVYEIGRIFRNEGMDATHNPEFTSIEVYQAYADFQDIMDLTEGIIQHAAKAVKGDGPVNYQGTEIKINEPFKRVHMVDAIKEITGVDFWQDMTFEKAKAIAAEKKVPVEKHYTEVGHIINAFFEEFVEETLIQPTFVYGHPVAVSPLAKKNPEDERFTDRFELFIMTKEYGNAFTELNDPIDQLSRFEAQAKAKELGDDEATGIDYDYIEALEYGMPPTGGLGIGIDRLCMLLTDTTTIRDVLLFPTMK, encoded by the coding sequence ATGTCTACAGAACATATGGAAGAACTAAATGACCAGCAGATCGTTCGCCGTGAAAAAATGGCTGCGCTCCGTGAACAAGGAATCGATCCCTTCGGAAAACGTTTTGAACGCACTGCTAACTCTCAAGAACTAAAAGACAAATTTGCAGAACTTGATAAAGAACAATTACATGAATTAAATGAAACTGCTACTATCGCTGGACGCTTAGTAACCAAACGTGGAAAAGGAAAAGTTGGCTTTGCCCATCTTCAAGACCGAGAAGGTCAAATCCAAATCTACGTTCGTAAAGATGAAGTCGGTGAAGAAAACTACGAAATCTTCAAAAAGGCTGACCTCGGTGACTTCCTCGGTGTCGAAGGTGAAGTCATGCGTACGGATATGGGTGAACTCTCTATCAAGGCAACTCATATCACTCACTTGTCTAAAGCGCTTCGCCCACTTCCTGAGAAATTCCACGGTTTGACAGACGTTGAAACCATCTATCGTAAACGTTACCTTGACTTGATTTCTAATCGTGAAAGCTTTGAACGTTTTGTCACTCGTTCAAAAATCATCTCTGAAATCCGTCGTTACCTTGACCAAAAAGGTTTCCTTGAAGTGGAAACACCTGTTCTCCACAACGAAGCTGGGGGCGCTGCTGCTCGTCCATTTATCACTCACCACAATGCCCAAAATATCGATATGGTTCTTCGTATCGCGACGGAGCTTCACTTAAAACGTCTTATCGTTGGTGGTATGGAACGTGTTTATGAGATTGGCCGTATCTTCCGTAACGAAGGAATGGACGCTACTCATAACCCTGAGTTTACTTCTATCGAAGTTTACCAAGCTTATGCAGACTTCCAAGATATCATGGACTTGACGGAAGGTATTATCCAACACGCTGCTAAGGCAGTTAAGGGGGATGGTCCAGTTAACTATCAAGGTACTGAAATTAAGATCAACGAACCATTTAAACGTGTACACATGGTAGATGCTATCAAGGAAATTACTGGTGTGGATTTCTGGCAAGACATGACTTTTGAGAAAGCTAAAGCTATCGCTGCTGAGAAGAAAGTTCCAGTTGAAAAACATTACACTGAAGTTGGTCACATCATCAATGCCTTCTTTGAAGAATTTGTTGAAGAAACCTTAATCCAACCAACTTTTGTCTACGGACATCCAGTAGCTGTATCTCCACTCGCTAAGAAAAATCCTGAAGATGAACGCTTTACTGACCGTTTCGAGCTCTTCATCATGACTAAGGAATACGGTAATGCCTTTACTGAGTTGAACGACCCAATAGATCAGCTTAGCCGTTTTGAAGCTCAAGCTAAAGCTAAAGAGCTTGGTGATGATGAAGCAACTGGTATTGACTACGACTACATCGAGGCTCTTGAATACGGTATGCCTCCAACAGGTGGTTTGGGTATCGGTATCGACCGTCTCTGCATGCTCCTCACTGATACAACTACTATCCGTGATGTATTGCTCTTCCCAACAATGAAATAA
- a CDS encoding DUF368 domain-containing protein: MFSWIARVIKGIVIALGFILPGISGGVLAAILGIYERMISFLAHPFKDFKANFLYFIPVAIGMLLGIGLFSYPIEYLLENYQVYVLWSFAGAIIGTVPSLLKESTRESDRDKIDLVWFWTTFILSGVGLYALNFVVGSLSASFASFILAGALLALGVLVPGLSPSNLLLILGLYAPMLTGFKTFDLFGTFLPIGIGAGATLIIFSKLMDHALNNYHSRVYHFIIGIVLSSTLLILIPNAGNAESIQYTGLSIVSYVLIAFFFALGIWLGIWMSQLEDKYK; the protein is encoded by the coding sequence ATGTTTTCATGGATTGCAAGAGTTATTAAAGGAATCGTCATCGCCTTAGGATTTATCCTACCTGGAATTTCTGGCGGTGTTTTGGCAGCTATTTTGGGAATTTACGAGCGAATGATTAGCTTTCTGGCTCATCCTTTTAAGGATTTTAAAGCGAATTTCCTATACTTTATCCCAGTAGCAATCGGGATGTTGCTAGGCATTGGTTTGTTTTCTTATCCAATCGAGTATCTGCTAGAAAATTACCAGGTCTATGTTTTATGGAGTTTTGCTGGAGCTATCATCGGTACAGTTCCAAGTCTCCTTAAAGAATCTACTCGAGAATCTGATCGTGATAAGATTGACCTAGTCTGGTTCTGGACCACCTTTATCCTTTCAGGTGTCGGGCTCTACGCATTAAATTTTGTTGTTGGTTCTCTCAGTGCTAGTTTCGCTAGTTTCATCTTAGCGGGTGCTCTTTTAGCGCTTGGTGTCTTGGTGCCTGGTTTAAGTCCGTCAAACCTACTCTTGATTTTAGGGCTGTATGCTCCAATGCTAACTGGTTTTAAGACCTTTGATTTATTCGGTACTTTCCTTCCTATCGGAATTGGTGCAGGTGCAACCCTCATCATTTTTTCAAAATTAATGGACCACGCCTTGAACAACTACCACTCGCGTGTGTATCACTTCATCATTGGGATTGTGCTGTCAAGCACTCTCTTGATTTTGATTCCAAATGCTGGAAATGCCGAAAGTATCCAATACACTGGACTTTCTATTGTGAGCTATGTTCTCATCGCCTTCTTCTTTGCACTTGGCATTTGGCTTGGTATCTGGATGAGCCAATTGGAGGATAAGTATAAATAA